The Papaver somniferum cultivar HN1 chromosome 3, ASM357369v1, whole genome shotgun sequence genome includes a region encoding these proteins:
- the LOC113356465 gene encoding protein FAR1-RELATED SEQUENCE 12-like codes for MKNKENNPTSPPQTTNQQPLLQPNPHPHPHPPPYTFMPSFYPPPPPWSTFPGPWSVPPPPSGFPLTMPIPTPPHNLPQHSASGHSLPSPPPPPYAFWPPPPPMMMGPVISTSQNHIAVPTTGNTQESVVPPTGLHRAEGKVPPEHQHSEQALNSPLRRRPVTRRSAAQDLATDNASSPGLDQLLDTVSPSLTATKGSQSRRLRSQKIKDKEEKSNAGQQDKVEGDAAFVDENNSVDVTSLEEVDIAAETSGREDDNVPLPKLGSEPFVGLRFSSEDEAYEFYNAYAKEKGFSIRKSHIQRSRVDRSVISREYVCANQGFRSTNDRRYKGKVVRPRRETRVDCRAAMSIKRRSTKWIVDKFHKEHNHGLVDPAKAEKLRSHRKITQTTKSVIDTLYKCRIGPSKIIDVLTKAASEENTVEISGLDLMKYVKRKPKNNIAADCYRVLEYFQKIQAVDPGFFYVVEVGDSRSMRSMFWADSRSRDAYKQFGDVMVFDHVCRMNKDLFPFVSFVGVNHHRQPVLFACGLLADETVESFVWLFKTLLRAMSNCHPTSVITKQDKAIMVAMGKVFPNTRQRICMLHIGKNELGNLSDVFNMHPAFQEEYKRCIYNCQKPEEFESGWKQLLVKYNLKENSWLYGMYDQRHNWVPLYLRNTFFAGMSTTQLAEGMNSYFDGFLHERTPLNEFIEQYELAVVRRREEETDEDFITMYTSAGSSSKNPIEEQAAKVYTRNMFTLFGHEFSESSGCNVRKVDDKDECTSRYLVGRYGDKDDEMSFVTFNSISKDTNCSCQMFEFEGILCKHVLKLFQDLNVVELPAKYTLKRWTMIARYGGPCGDEAECISEDTTAVNVWMLKETAVKFVEIGLSSADRNSAAMNIIEEGLKNISLVNASTNDLHPEDSVGCSDQGEKLIDTTSSEPQPIKTKERQASVKEKLGVKQVMKKNRKCSTCKKSGHYTSTCPKGPVDQSQTSANGDQRQA; via the exons atgaaaaacaaagaaaacaatccAACCTCACCACCACAAACTACAAATCAACAACCATTACTGCAACCAAATCCACATCCACATCCTCATCCTCCTCCATACACATTTATGCCGTCGTTCTACCCTCCTCCCCCTCCATGGTCTACTTTTCCAGGTCCTTGGTCTGTTCCTCCACCTCCATCTGGTTTTCCATTAACAATGCCTATTCCTACTCCACCTCATAATCTTCCTCAACACTCTGCTTCGGGACATTCGTTAccatccccaccaccaccaccttatgcCTTCTGGCCACCTCCACCACCTATGATGATGGGTCCTGTAATTTCAACTTCTCAAAATCATATTGCTGTACCAACTACTGGTAATACCCAGGAGTCAGTTGTGCCGCCAACTGGTTTACATAGGGCAGAGGGTAAAGTGCCACCAGAACACCAGCATTCAGAACAAGCCTTGAATTCGCCTCTGAGGAGGCGTCCAGTCACACGGCGTTCAGCTGCACAGGATCTTGCTACAGATAATGCTTCTTCACCAGGACTAGATCAGCTCTTGGATACCGTCTCACCTTCTTTGACTGCAACTAAAGGGTCTCAGTCTCGACGGTTGAGATCCCAGAAG ATTAAAGATAAAGAAGAGAAATCTAATGCTGGTCAACAAGATAAAGTAGAAGGCGATGCTgcttttgttgatgaaaacaATTCAGTGGATGTCACATCGTTGGAGGAAGTTGATATCGCAGCTGAAACCAGTGGAAGGGAAGATGATAATGTACCTCTTCCTAAACTTGGCTCTGAACCATTCGTTGGCTTGCGATTCAGTTCAGAAGATGAAGCATATGAATTTTATAATGCTTATGCTAAAGAGAAAGGATTCAGTATACGGAAGAGTCACATACAACGGTCAAGGGTCGATCGGAGTGTGATATCCCGAGAGTATGTTTGTGCAAATCAAGGGTTTCGTTCAACAAATGACAGGCGATATAAAGGAAAGGTTGTTCGACCTCGACGCGAAACAAGGGTAGATTGTCGAGCTGCTATGAGCATCAAACGGAGATCTACAAAATGGATTGTTGACAAATTTCATAAGGAGCACAATCATGGTCTTGTTGATCCTGCTAAAGCTGAAAAACTTAGGTCACACCGGAAGATAACACAGACCACAAAGTCAGTGATAGATACACTCTATAAGTGTAGAATTGGACCATCTAAAATTATAGACGTTCTTACAAAAGCAGCATCTGAAGAGAATACAGTTGAAATCAGTGGTCTGGATTTAATGAAATATGTGAAgagaaaaccaaaaaacaacaTTGCAGCTGATTGTTATCGTGTgcttgaatattttcagaaaataCAAGCAGTGGATCCTGGATTCTTTTATGTGGTAGAAGTCGGTGACAGTAGATCTATGAGGAGTATGTTTTGGGCTGATAGCAGATCAAGGGACGCATACAAACAGTTTGGGGATGTTATGGTATTCGACCATGTATGCCGAATGAACAAagatttgtttccttttgtttcgTTCGTTGGAGTGAATCACCACAGACAGCCTGTATTGTTCGCATGTGGGTTGTTGGCTGATGAAACGGTGGAATCATTTGTTTGGTTATTCAAAACCCTACTTAGAGCTATGTCAAATTGTCATCCTACTTCTGTTATTACAAAGCAAGACAAAGCAATTATGGTTGCGATGGGAAAAGTTTTCCCAAATACAAGGCAGCGGATATGCATGTTGCACATAGGAAAAAATGAATTAGGAAATTTGAGTGACGTCTTCAACATGCACCCCGCTTTTCAGGAAGAGTACAAAAGGTGCATCTACAATTGTCAGAAGCCAGAGGAATTTGAATCAGGTTGGAAACAGCTACTTGTTAAATATAATTTGAAAGAAAACAGTTGGTTATATGGTATGTACGATCAGCGTCACAACTGGGTACCATTGTATTTGAGGAATACATTCTTTGCTGGAATGAGTACGACTCAGTTAGCTGAAGGCATgaactcctactttgatggattTTTGCACGAAAGAACACCCTTAAATGAGTTTATAGAACAATATGAACTGGCTGTGGTGCGCCGGAGGGAGGAAGAAACTGATGAAGATTTTATAACTATGTATACTAGTGCTGGTTCGTCTTCGAAAAATCCTATTGAAGAACAAGCAGCTAAAGTTTACACTAGGAATATGTTCACATTGTTTGGTCATGAATTTTCTGAGAGTTCTGGTTGCAATGTGAGAAAAGTTGATGATAAAGATGAATGTACAAGTCGGTACCTAGTGGGGAGGTACGGTGATAAGGATGATGAAATGAGCTTTGTCACATTTAACTCCATCAGCAAAGATACAAACTGCAGTTGCCAAATGTTCGAGTTTGAAGGGATACTCTGTAAACACGTTCTTAAATTATTTCAAGATTTGAACGTCGTTGAGCTTCCTGCTAAATATACCCTAAAGAGGTGGACGATGATTGCTAGGTATGGTGGACCGTGTGGCGACGAGGCTGAATGTATTTCAGAGGATACAACAGCAGTAAATGTCTGGATGTTGAAAGAGACGGCTGTGAAATTTGTGGAAATCGGGTTATCTTCAGCCGACCGCAATAGTGCTGCTATGAACATAATTGAAGAGGGTCTAAAAAATATTTCTCTTGTTAACGCCTCAACTAATGATTTGCATCCTGAAGATTCGGTTGGTTGTAGTGATCAAGGGGAAAAGTTAATTGATACCACCTCTAGTGAACCCCAACCGATCAAAACAAAAGAACGGCAGGCATCAGTGAAAGAAAAGTTAGGAGTTAAACAAGTGATGAAGAAAAATAGGAAGTGCAGTACATGCAAGAAATCTGGGCATTATACAAGTACATGTCCAAAG GGACCAGTGGATCAGTCCCAAACTTCAGCCAATGGGGACCAAAGGCAAGCTTAA
- the LOC113359580 gene encoding agamous-like MADS-box protein AGL23 has product MLPVVLLILFVTQLSVHESSNDDGDEKQRQGGDGRKKIKIEKIKDKSKLQVTFSKRRKGLFKKATELSVLTGSQIALIAFSPAGRPYVCGNPDLILDRFLNNINGEAREIQKDDDEQQRRCLEAERELEAEKKRGVLLGSLVNCDLGPDNDKFWWNTYVDGLSLDELVQMRSDMEQLQKCVAQRSHDLQMTSNNTAASSSFSSYEDKSLALMTIPSGNEIVDDDYQNEEMANELLFDFDSQECEFGIGNTTSTDEEITADMFSDDYY; this is encoded by the coding sequence ATGCTACCAGTAGTTCTCCTAATTCTATTTGTTACTCAACTCTCTGTTCATGAATCAAGTAATGATGATGGAGATGAAAAGCAGAGACAAGGTGGTGATGGTCGTAAGAAGATTAAGATTGAAAAAATCAAAGACAAATCAAAGTTACAGGTTACATTCTCCAAGAGAAGAAAGGGTTTGTTCAAGAAGGCAACTGAATTATCTGTTTTAACTGGTTCACAAATTGCACTAATTGCTTTCTCTCCTGCCGGAAGACCCTATGTTTGTGGGAACCCTGACCTCATACTCGATCGATTTCTTAATAACATTAATGGTGAAGCGCGTGAAATTCAGAAAGATGATGACGAACAACAGAGGAGGTGTTTGGAAGCTGAAAGAGAACTAGAAGCTGAAAAGAAAAGAGGGGTTCTCTTGGGGTCATTGGTAAATTGTGATTTGGGGCCTGATAATGATAAATTTTGGTGGAATACATATGTTGATGGACTGAGTTTGGATGAATTGGTACAGATGAGAAGCGATATGGAACAACTCCAGAAGTGCGTCGCACAGAGATCTCATGACTTACAGATGACCAGTAACAACACAGCtgcttcttcatcattttcttcatatgAAGATAAGTCCCTCGCGTTGATGACAATACCGTCTGGTAATgaaattgttgatgatgattatcaGAATGAAGAGATGGCAAATGAGTTACTCTTCGACTTTGATTCTCAAGAATGTGAGTTTGGGATAGGGAATACTACTTCAACTGATGAAGAAATCACCGCCGACATGTTTTCCGATGACTACTACTAG